Proteins found in one Maridesulfovibrio sp. genomic segment:
- a CDS encoding DUF5675 family protein, with the protein MRKLPPLDATLLRRPFTDQGTLGVLSIPEVDFQCFTIELPWRDNHTSVSCIPIGTYSLFRRWSGHWHGFVYQFRGVPNRIAIQSHTGNVAGDKSLGYKSHSLGCVLLGSVVCQIWGQMAVGNSRNTFRRFLNATLGRDLLLEIREAHHG; encoded by the coding sequence ATGCGTAAACTTCCTCCACTTGATGCAACCCTTTTGCGCCGTCCCTTTACTGATCAGGGCACTCTCGGTGTGCTGTCTATTCCTGAGGTAGATTTCCAATGTTTCACTATTGAGCTGCCTTGGCGTGACAATCATACCTCTGTCTCATGTATTCCTATCGGTACTTATTCTCTTTTTCGCCGTTGGTCCGGTCATTGGCACGGATTTGTTTATCAATTCCGTGGCGTACCGAATCGTATTGCAATCCAATCCCATACCGGAAATGTGGCCGGCGATAAATCCCTTGGCTACAAATCTCATTCCCTCGGTTGTGTGCTGCTTGGTTCTGTCGTTTGCCAGATCTGGGGGCAGATGGCTGTGGGGAATTCCAGAAACACTTTTCGCAGGTTCCTTAATGCCACTCTTGGCCGGGATCTGCTGCTCGAAATCAGGGAGGCGCATCATGGCTGA
- a CDS encoding MerR family transcriptional regulator yields the protein MVVRPLEIVTGLESIGKIFGVGRNTVRAWAQQEGCPIRRVEGKYTAEKAELWEWIKEHAGGEVGC from the coding sequence ATGGTGGTACGGCCGTTGGAGATTGTTACCGGGTTAGAGAGTATCGGGAAGATTTTCGGAGTAGGGCGCAATACCGTCCGCGCATGGGCACAGCAGGAAGGTTGCCCTATCCGCCGCGTGGAGGGGAAGTACACGGCGGAGAAGGCTGAACTTTGGGAGTGGATTAAGGAGCATGCTGGTGGGGAGGTTGGGTGTTAG
- a CDS encoding tyrosine-type recombinase/integrase, which translates to MEKKNPNHPEKGSQIKVDPITSLKDIANLKKLLEDNPRDLALFVLGINTNLRAIDLVQIEAEQFIHAKVGDELVLKEQKTSKGRRISLNGNVLKAVRPWAIRCQDLEQRYLFTDRNGNHMKANYVNKLVKKWCAKLNLKGNYGSHTLRKTFGYHQRVTFHEDIPTLMEIFNHSNQRQTLEYLCIQPEEIRDVYMNEL; encoded by the coding sequence ATGGAAAAGAAAAATCCGAATCATCCCGAAAAGGGCAGTCAGATCAAAGTTGATCCGATCACTTCGCTGAAGGATATTGCGAACCTGAAAAAGCTCCTCGAGGACAATCCTCGGGATCTGGCTTTGTTCGTTCTGGGGATCAACACCAATCTACGGGCCATTGATCTGGTCCAGATTGAGGCTGAGCAGTTTATTCACGCCAAAGTCGGTGATGAGCTGGTGCTGAAAGAACAGAAGACTTCCAAGGGACGCAGAATCTCGTTGAATGGAAATGTGCTTAAAGCGGTGCGTCCATGGGCGATTCGCTGTCAGGATCTGGAGCAGCGGTACCTTTTCACGGATCGTAACGGCAATCACATGAAGGCAAACTACGTGAATAAGCTGGTCAAGAAGTGGTGCGCTAAGCTCAACCTGAAGGGTAATTACGGATCCCATACCTTGCGCAAAACATTTGGTTATCACCAGCGGGTGACTTTTCATGAGGACATTCCGACTTTGATGGAAATTTTTAATCACTCCAACCAACGGCAGACCCTTGAGTATCTTTGCATTCAGCCTGAGGAAATCAGGGACGTCTACATGAACGAGCTATGA
- the terL gene encoding phage terminase large subunit, with translation MSKSLKANGLMGSLLMNLKEQVPQAESQYIGTGKPDMPLKEFIRNVWHVIEPGRTFVDGWHIGAIVEHLEAVSTGQIQRLLINMPPRHMKSLSVSVCWPAWEWTFNPWIQFFFSSYSAMLSTRDNMKTREIVTSPWYREAWPHVQLKRDQNAKDKFENMAGGFRFSSSVGGRATGEGGDRIVADDPHNMSEVNSDAKRKEVLDWWDNTMQTRLNDPKTGAFVVVMQRGHQQDLSGHILEKGGYTHLCLPARYEGNKFHTVLGFEDPREDEGQLLWPERFDEETLTHIEESFSSPTEAAGQLQQRPAPAGGAIFKIDWFKRYTKLPKFNRILEHWDTAQKTKLTSAYSCAQIWGEAYNGYYLLDVYRKKLEYPGLKKAIKDRYVVHRPDAIVIEDKSSGISVIQDLQDSSKLPVVPWAVTGGDKENRAKAVADTIEGGNVWLPESAPWLDDFLDEVEHFPGSKFKDQVDVMTQALEYFLRRGGLTEGRDMS, from the coding sequence ATGAGTAAATCGTTGAAAGCAAATGGACTGATGGGGAGCCTGCTCATGAATTTGAAAGAGCAGGTTCCTCAGGCAGAATCCCAGTACATCGGTACCGGGAAGCCTGATATGCCGCTGAAAGAGTTTATCCGTAATGTCTGGCACGTTATCGAGCCGGGCAGGACCTTTGTGGATGGCTGGCATATCGGAGCCATTGTGGAGCATCTGGAGGCGGTTAGTACCGGGCAGATCCAGCGGCTGCTGATCAACATGCCGCCTCGTCACATGAAGTCGCTGTCTGTGTCAGTCTGCTGGCCGGCATGGGAGTGGACCTTCAATCCGTGGATTCAATTTTTCTTCAGCTCCTATTCAGCCATGCTTTCAACGCGAGACAATATGAAGACTCGTGAGATTGTGACTTCTCCCTGGTACCGGGAAGCATGGCCTCATGTGCAGCTCAAGCGCGACCAGAACGCTAAGGACAAGTTTGAGAACATGGCTGGCGGCTTTCGGTTTTCATCCTCAGTAGGCGGTAGGGCAACCGGTGAAGGTGGTGACCGCATTGTGGCTGATGACCCGCACAACATGTCCGAGGTCAATTCTGATGCCAAGCGTAAAGAAGTGCTGGATTGGTGGGATAACACCATGCAAACCCGTCTTAATGATCCCAAGACCGGGGCTTTCGTGGTTGTCATGCAGCGGGGCCACCAGCAGGATCTCAGCGGTCACATTCTGGAGAAGGGCGGGTATACCCATCTCTGCCTCCCTGCCAGATATGAGGGCAACAAATTTCACACTGTCCTTGGTTTCGAGGATCCGCGTGAGGATGAGGGGCAGTTGCTCTGGCCTGAACGGTTTGATGAGGAAACCTTGACTCATATTGAGGAATCCTTCTCCTCTCCCACTGAGGCCGCAGGGCAGCTCCAGCAGCGTCCGGCTCCGGCAGGTGGTGCAATTTTTAAGATCGACTGGTTTAAACGATATACCAAGCTTCCCAAGTTTAACCGTATTCTCGAGCACTGGGATACGGCCCAGAAGACGAAGCTGACCAGCGCGTACTCCTGTGCCCAGATTTGGGGCGAGGCCTACAACGGCTATTACCTGTTGGATGTGTACCGTAAAAAGCTGGAATACCCGGGCCTCAAGAAGGCAATCAAGGATCGCTATGTGGTGCATCGTCCGGATGCAATTGTCATCGAGGACAAGTCCAGCGGGATCAGCGTTATTCAGGATTTACAGGATTCAAGTAAGCTTCCGGTGGTGCCGTGGGCGGTAACCGGCGGGGATAAGGAAAACAGGGCCAAGGCGGTGGCGGATACTATCGAGGGCGGCAATGTCTGGTTGCCGGAATCGGCTCCGTGGCTGGATGATTTTCTGGATGAGGTGGAGCATTTTCCCGGTTCCAAGTTCAAAGACCAGGTGGATGTGATGACGCAGGCCTTGGAATACTTCCTCAGAAGGGGCGGACTCACTGAAGGTCGCGATATGTCTTAG
- a CDS encoding pentapeptide repeat-containing protein, translating into METKDWILLSLSFAPLILVFLYSYNYEVFYFLYNYSGVRAIVEKIHPPIEGAKDDYRRPSTFMLWAVSIYVALFSIASARYDRAVNSYEMQITAWQAQMATEYRGEACANVKNLQSSKTPLKPNITKPWTTLASFFTNEIHIEGKDLIRNTICAYRQSLRNAVLKNSNLARLNLHKSNFSNANLVGADFSNTNLENSNFKDSILCSANLFNVTITDSELSGSNLIKANLKRAYIRHTNATKTTLEYANLQQSDLLGSNFNFSNFDNSDLSHANISMANMTASSFYKSNLRQVLAIETQFKQSRLKKACLTNATLDGANFNKANLVQTNFTNATLTYANFSGANLENSDFTNTDLLGTCFHDSYLVCTNLASSKRLTAKQLYTVNTLYKAKLPKKIKKELRKAYPHLFEKPIWYHEPKN; encoded by the coding sequence ATGGAAACCAAAGATTGGATATTACTGAGCCTGTCATTTGCTCCGCTCATTCTTGTTTTTCTCTATTCGTACAATTATGAAGTTTTTTACTTTTTATATAATTACTCTGGAGTACGGGCTATTGTTGAAAAAATTCACCCGCCAATTGAAGGAGCAAAAGACGATTACCGCAGGCCTAGTACGTTTATGCTATGGGCGGTGAGTATTTATGTGGCACTGTTTAGTATTGCTTCTGCACGGTATGATAGGGCTGTGAATTCTTATGAGATGCAGATTACTGCTTGGCAGGCGCAAATGGCAACTGAATATAGAGGTGAAGCATGTGCAAACGTCAAAAATCTTCAAAGCAGCAAAACCCCACTAAAACCCAATATTACAAAACCTTGGACTACTTTAGCTTCTTTTTTTACAAATGAGATACACATTGAAGGAAAAGACCTTATCCGAAACACTATTTGTGCTTATAGACAAAGCCTTCGCAACGCTGTTTTAAAAAATTCAAATTTAGCACGTCTAAATCTTCATAAATCTAACTTTTCAAATGCTAATTTGGTTGGAGCTGACTTTAGTAATACAAATTTAGAAAACAGTAATTTCAAAGATTCAATATTATGCAGTGCAAACCTATTCAATGTAACAATAACTGATTCTGAGCTATCAGGATCAAACCTCATTAAAGCCAATTTAAAACGAGCTTACATCAGACATACAAATGCCACTAAAACAACCCTAGAATATGCAAACCTACAGCAATCAGATCTACTTGGATCAAATTTCAACTTTTCAAACTTTGATAACTCTGACCTAAGTCATGCCAACATTTCCATGGCAAATATGACCGCTTCATCTTTTTATAAATCAAACCTTCGACAAGTACTTGCTATAGAAACACAATTTAAACAATCACGCCTAAAAAAAGCCTGTTTAACAAATGCAACACTTGATGGAGCTAACTTTAACAAGGCAAATCTGGTTCAAACAAACTTTACAAACGCAACACTGACCTATGCCAATTTTTCAGGTGCTAACTTAGAAAATTCAGACTTTACAAACACAGACTTACTTGGAACATGCTTTCATGACTCCTATCTAGTATGCACTAACCTTGCATCTTCAAAAAGATTAACAGCTAAACAACTCTATACTGTTAACACCCTTTACAAAGCAAAACTTCCAAAAAAAATCAAAAAAGAACTCCGAAAAGCTTACCCCCACCTATTCGAAAAACCTATATGGTATCATGAGCCAAAGAACTAA
- a CDS encoding DUF6682 family protein yields MKASEHITGLRKVLHDPDGVRWSDEDLLDLLTKAQRHLVMLRPDASSVVERVELAPGSTRQDVPDQGRFIGLVRNVKADGTPGLAITPVDRESLDESNLAWHGEPPSSVVDNYAFEEEVPTVFWVSPAPAAGVRVELEYSRRPPKLESIEQKLIVPDIFSDPLEDYVLYRCWARNNSSPNSWRKGMDCLRQMYVSIGEEAKARLLISPNSGKVNNG; encoded by the coding sequence ATGAAAGCTTCGGAACACATCACCGGTTTGCGCAAGGTCCTGCATGACCCTGATGGTGTGCGCTGGAGTGATGAGGATCTTCTTGATCTCCTCACTAAGGCGCAGCGTCATTTGGTAATGCTCCGGCCGGACGCCAGCTCCGTGGTGGAGCGGGTAGAGCTTGCACCGGGTTCCACTCGGCAGGATGTTCCTGATCAAGGCCGTTTTATCGGTCTGGTCAGGAACGTCAAAGCTGATGGTACTCCCGGCTTGGCCATTACGCCGGTTGACCGGGAATCTCTTGATGAGTCCAACCTTGCATGGCACGGGGAACCTCCCTCTTCAGTGGTGGATAATTACGCCTTTGAGGAAGAGGTTCCGACCGTGTTTTGGGTTTCTCCTGCTCCGGCTGCAGGTGTGCGTGTTGAACTGGAATATTCGCGCAGGCCTCCGAAGCTTGAGTCGATTGAACAGAAACTGATTGTGCCGGACATCTTTTCCGATCCTCTGGAAGATTACGTACTTTATCGTTGCTGGGCGCGAAATAATTCTTCTCCCAACAGCTGGCGGAAAGGCATGGATTGTCTACGTCAGATGTATGTTTCTATCGGCGAAGAAGCCAAGGCACGGCTGTTGATCAGCCCTAACAGCGGGAAGGTAAATAATGGCTAA
- a CDS encoding SEC-C domain-containing protein, whose amino-acid sequence MAKKIGRNEPCWCGSGKKYKKCHLDRDKREKIKPHDANKNFMNKFNRKICMHPDAPKGCSKKIINSHTISKCHLSTISRNGKIYFYNRTNIFEMEKNKGIIKPTLVGTSQASVFFGFCSTHDKELFSPIENQQFQPIIEHAIIAGFRAFCIQLYGKENTVNLFDELELDRGRTKREQLAMQEIIQAHKIAAQQDVDQLQEDKTLFHSAITSQKTDDFSYFCIEFKQAPKLMVTGYFTIGTDFNGKKIHKTSAPVMVKDIAQEKLKAIKSGPRIPMTAAMYLSSQDRHYSVFCWPKKDSPTFNPIMESLYKIPKNQITDALIYTALVHCENVVLSPDWWETLSVDKQDKLNSLAQPTVNSENTPFSITDLLSENKPIFDDWEPIAFYSDAIETNN is encoded by the coding sequence ATGGCAAAGAAAATAGGCAGAAATGAACCTTGCTGGTGTGGATCAGGGAAAAAATACAAAAAATGCCATCTTGATCGAGACAAACGTGAAAAAATAAAACCTCATGATGCAAACAAAAATTTCATGAATAAATTTAACAGAAAAATATGTATGCATCCAGATGCCCCCAAAGGGTGTTCAAAAAAAATAATCAACTCACACACTATTTCTAAATGTCACCTTTCAACTATATCTCGAAATGGTAAAATTTATTTTTACAACCGAACCAATATATTTGAGATGGAGAAAAACAAGGGAATTATAAAACCCACGCTGGTTGGGACCAGTCAGGCAAGTGTATTTTTTGGTTTTTGTAGCACGCATGACAAAGAATTATTTTCGCCAATTGAAAACCAGCAGTTTCAACCCATAATTGAACATGCAATCATTGCAGGATTTAGAGCCTTTTGTATCCAGCTTTATGGAAAAGAGAATACAGTCAATCTGTTCGATGAACTTGAATTAGACAGGGGAAGAACAAAAAGAGAACAACTTGCCATGCAAGAAATAATTCAGGCTCATAAAATTGCAGCTCAGCAAGACGTTGACCAACTACAAGAAGACAAGACTCTTTTTCACTCTGCAATCACGTCCCAAAAAACCGATGATTTTTCCTATTTTTGTATCGAATTCAAACAAGCTCCCAAACTCATGGTCACTGGATATTTTACCATTGGAACTGATTTCAATGGCAAAAAAATACATAAAACATCTGCCCCTGTTATGGTAAAAGATATTGCTCAAGAAAAACTAAAAGCAATTAAATCAGGTCCAAGAATACCAATGACAGCAGCAATGTATCTTTCAAGCCAGGATAGACATTATTCAGTATTTTGTTGGCCTAAAAAAGACTCCCCAACTTTTAATCCCATCATGGAATCTCTTTATAAAATACCCAAAAATCAAATCACAGATGCACTTATATATACTGCATTAGTCCATTGTGAAAATGTAGTTTTGTCTCCAGATTGGTGGGAAACACTATCTGTAGACAAACAAGACAAATTAAATAGTCTAGCTCAGCCCACAGTAAATTCAGAAAACACACCGTTCAGTATCACTGACTTGTTAAGTGAAAATAAACCTATTTTTGATGACTGGGAACCCATTGCTTTTTATTCTGACGCAATTGAAACAAATAACTAA
- a CDS encoding N4-gp56 family major capsid protein: MATTMYGDISPRTAGYSVPGFLKRADNYNIFGKFGQSLKMPKNKGQFVKWRRYNALEPATTPIVEGVTPAGKKLTKTDVTATLKQYGDYIELTDVIQDTHEDPVLQESMDILGEQAGQTLDMVLEGIVRAGTNVIYSGGTSRGTVTKPITKSSQRLATRALKRQKARKVTKVMSSSVKYGTKAVAASFIGITHSDCESDIREMPGFVPVEEYGQLTPHENEIGKVEDVRYVVSTSIEPIVDAGGAKAASGTEMLSESGTNADVYPIYIIGADAYGDVALKGKEAVVPKVVNPDTPSKSDKLGQRGSVGWITYYTGAILNDAWMVRLEVAVTEIPPEA, from the coding sequence ATGGCAACTACCATGTATGGAGATATCAGTCCTAGAACAGCCGGCTATTCTGTACCCGGTTTTCTAAAGAGGGCGGATAACTATAATATCTTCGGTAAATTCGGGCAGTCCCTCAAGATGCCCAAGAATAAAGGGCAGTTTGTTAAATGGCGTAGATACAATGCCCTTGAACCGGCAACCACACCAATTGTTGAGGGCGTAACTCCTGCCGGTAAAAAGCTTACCAAGACAGACGTTACCGCTACTTTGAAGCAGTACGGTGACTACATTGAACTTACCGATGTGATTCAGGATACCCACGAGGATCCTGTGCTTCAGGAATCCATGGACATTCTGGGTGAACAGGCCGGGCAGACCCTCGATATGGTTCTGGAAGGCATCGTCCGTGCCGGTACCAATGTTATCTATTCCGGAGGAACATCCCGGGGAACAGTTACCAAGCCCATCACCAAGAGCTCGCAGCGTCTGGCCACCCGTGCCCTTAAGCGGCAGAAAGCCCGTAAGGTTACCAAGGTTATGTCTTCCAGCGTGAAGTACGGAACCAAGGCCGTTGCAGCTTCTTTCATCGGTATCACTCATTCCGATTGCGAATCTGATATCCGTGAAATGCCCGGTTTTGTTCCGGTGGAAGAATACGGCCAGCTAACTCCTCACGAGAATGAAATCGGTAAGGTTGAAGATGTCCGCTACGTGGTTTCCACTTCTATTGAACCCATTGTCGATGCCGGGGGAGCAAAAGCCGCTTCCGGAACGGAAATGCTTTCCGAATCCGGCACCAATGCTGATGTCTATCCTATCTACATTATCGGGGCTGATGCTTACGGGGATGTAGCTCTTAAAGGCAAAGAAGCTGTTGTTCCAAAGGTCGTAAATCCCGATACCCCAAGTAAGAGCGATAAGCTCGGACAGCGAGGCAGTGTCGGTTGGATCACATACTACACCGGCGCTATTCTGAATGATGCCTGGATGGTCCGCCTTGAAGTGGCTGTAACTGAAATTCCTCCGGAAGCATAA
- the gp10 gene encoding capsid staple protein — MKLVDLRLKQEKKKKSSKVEVVAEHEEFPWGLRLHLDDKIISKLGLKPKDMKVGSTVKLEARASVCGARAQPGGKDKNIELQLVALGIDSAGSFEDGFNAGVDEDDD; from the coding sequence ATGAAGCTGGTGGATTTGCGGCTTAAGCAGGAGAAGAAAAAAAAGTCTTCCAAGGTTGAAGTTGTCGCGGAGCATGAAGAGTTTCCGTGGGGTTTGCGACTCCATTTGGACGACAAGATTATTTCTAAGCTGGGTTTGAAGCCCAAAGATATGAAGGTCGGTTCCACCGTGAAGCTGGAAGCAAGAGCTTCTGTCTGCGGTGCCAGGGCGCAACCGGGCGGCAAGGACAAAAATATTGAGCTGCAGCTGGTGGCACTGGGGATCGATTCCGCCGGAAGTTTTGAAGATGGATTTAACGCCGGAGTTGATGAAGATGATGACTAG